The following proteins are encoded in a genomic region of Prionailurus viverrinus isolate Anna chromosome E3, UM_Priviv_1.0, whole genome shotgun sequence:
- the CCP110 gene encoding centriolar coiled-coil protein of 110 kDa isoform X3, protein MEEYEKFCENSLARVQQASLSTESFLPVPSESISLIRFHGVAVLSPLLTIERRKEMQQEKQKALDVETRKHVNKKKDLLARVQEILENVQVRKAPNASDFDPWETETVYSNSEERNLNVPAMFPNILPSPTEHSTLGKSEKITGILPLNNEDRFKFNGIDLARDSEEFNSLKQCDISDISPAENEASVKTPSATPQETLTSDGLLPTHEEPDPSLSEVTPDPYIMSLQNLMKKSKEYIEREQSRRSLRSSAKRSVNESHSDKENDAGKVTDYGKEKAQLTGKHCGSVIPDKPSLNKSNVLLQGASAQASSMNTSVLGSFSKVDIPVRTGHHTILDPDSDFKVIPTFVTENNVIKSLTGSYAKLPTPEPSLSPKMHRRHSRPSSACHILINNPINACELSPKGKEQTIDLVVQDTEEKTQIPETVPKLPVDLGVCSSKVYVTKNTSEAIQEVVLGKSNQVCQSSGNHLENKVIHGLDVMEGHLPCDGRGPHKMDSTCTAMPRSHEPYATGQCVVSQNFGPMNALKSANVLEKNSCNLQMELNKSYDVKNPSPLLMQNQNTRQQMDTPTVSCGNEQFLDNSFEKVKRRLDLDIDSLQKENCPFVLTTGITEQERQHLPEKRYPKGSVYINKNKMLESSSKEGEEILKSKMLAFEEMRKRLEEQHAQQLSLLIAEQEREQERLQKEIEEQEKMLKEKKAAEASELGIHSAVDLEWRKVSDSGLLETMLSQVDSLHTSNSNSSGFTNSALQHSFGSANEAPFYLWGSSTSGFTKLSVTRAFGRAKTKWSQVFSPEVQTKFNKVTAVAKGFLTRRLMQTDKLKQLRQTVKDTMEFIRSFQSEAPLKRGVVSAQDASLQERVLAQLRAALYGIHDIFFVMDAAERMSILHHDREVRKEKMLRQMDRMKSPRVALSAATQKSLDRKKYMKAAEMGMPNKKFLVKQNLSETRVLQPNQGQNAPVHRLLSRQGSICRKNPKKAAKCCDNLRRQHSLG, encoded by the exons CTTACCattgagagaaggaaggaaatgcaaCAAGAAAAGCAGAAAGCACTTGATGTAGAAACAAGAAAGCATGTAAATAAGAAGAAAGATTTACTGGCTCGTGTCCAGGAGATTCTTGAAAATGTTCAG gTTAGAAAAGCACCTAATGCTAGTGATTTTGATCCATGGGAGACTGAAACGGTTTACTCTAATTCAGAAGAGAGAAATCTGAATGTCCCTGCTATGTTTCCAAATATCTTGCCAAGCCCTACTGAACACTCTACTTTAGGAAAGTCTGAAAAGATAACTGGAATTTTGCCACTGAATAATGAGGACCGATTTAAATTCAATGGGATAGACTTAGCTAGGGACTCAGAAGAATTTAATTCTCTGAAGCAGTGTGATATTTCAGATATTAGCCCTGCGGAAAACGAAGCTTCTGTAAAAACCCCCTCAGCAACTCCACAGGAGACTCTTACATCTGATGGTCTCTTGCCAACACATGAAGAACCGGATCCATCACTTTCGGAAGTTACTCCAGATCCCTACATAATGAGTCTTCAGAACCTGATGAAAAAGTCAAAGGAATATATAGAAAGAGAACAGTCTAGACGCAGTCTGAGAAGTAGTGCAAAGAGGAGTGTTAACGAGAGTCATTCAGATAAAGAGAATGATGCTGGTAAAGTGACTGACTATGGAAAGGAAAAGGCACAGTTGACTGGCAAACACTGTGGTTCAGTTATTCCTGACAAACCAAGCCTTAATAAATCAAATGTTCTTCTCCAAGGTGCTTCCGCTCAAGCAAGCAGCATGAATACATCAGTTTTAGGTAGCTTTTCTAAAGTGGACATACCTGTACGAACTGGCCATCACACTATTTTAGATCCTGATTCTGATTTTAAAGTCATTCCCACTTTTGTTACCGAAAATAATGTTATCAAAAGTCTTACTGGTTCATATGCCAAATTACCTACTCCAGAGCCAAGCCTGAGTCCTAAAATGCATCGAAGGCATTCTAGACCATCATCAGCATGTCATATACTTATAAATAACCCAATAAACGCCTGTGAGTTAAGTcctaaaggaaaagaacagacGATAGACTTAGTTGTTCAAGATACtgaggaaaaaacacaaatacctgAAACTGTGCCAAAGTTACCAGTTGATTTAGGAGTTTGTTCAAGCAAGGTTTATGTCACCAAAAATACATCTGAAGCCATACAGGAAGTGGTTTTAGGTAAATCAAATCAGGTATGTCAGTCTTCAGGAAATCACCTAGAAAATAAGGTTATTCATGGACTTGATGTCATGGAAGGTCACTTACCATGTGATGGGAGAGGACCACACAAAATGGATAGTACATGTACTGCGATGCCAAGATCGCATGAGCCGTATGCCACCGGTCAGTGTGTAGTGAGTCAAAACTTTGGACCCATGAATGCACTCAAGTCAGCCAATGTGTTAGAGAAAAACTCCTGCAATTTACAGATGGAACTGAATAAGTCTTATGATGTAAAAAACCCATCTCCTTTACTGATGCAAAACCAGAATACCAGACAGCAGATGGACACCCCTACAGTGTCCTGTGGAAATGAACAATTTTTGGATAACAGTTTTGAGAAAGTTAAACGGAGACTTGATTTAGATATTGATAGTTTGCAAAAAGAAAACTGCCCTTTTGTCTTAACAACCGGAATAACTGAACAGGAAAGGCAACATTTGCCAGAAAAAAGATACCCTAAGGGATCTGTCTACATCAACaagaataaaatgttagaaagtaGTTCCAAAG AAGGCGAGGAGATATTAAAAAGCAAGATGTTAGCTTTTGAAGAAATGCGGAAGAGACTAGAAGAACAGCATGCCCAGCAGTTATCACTACTCATAGCTGAGCAGGAAAGGGAACAGGAAAGATTGCAAAAG GAAATagaagaacaggagaaaatgttaaaagagaaGAAGGCAGCTGAAGCCTCTGAATTGGGCATTCACAGTGCAGTGGACTTAGAATGGAGAAAAGTGAGTGACTCTGGTTTGCTGGAAACAATGCTGTCTCAAGTGGACTCACTCCATACTTCAAATTCAAATAGTTCTG gttTCACGAACTCTGCCCTACAGCATAGCTTTGGTTCTGCAAATGAAGCACCCTTCTACCTCTGGGGATCATCAACTAGTGGCTTCACCAAACTCTCAGTAACAAGGGCTTTTGGAAGGGCCAAAACTAAATGGTCTCAG gttttcagTCCAGAAGtacaaacaaaatttaacaaaGTAACTGCAGTGGCAAAAGGATTTCTAACTCGTAGGCTTATGCAGACAGATAAGCTAAAACAACTTCGCCAAACCGTAAAA GACACTATGGAATTCATAAGAAGCTTTCAGTCAGAGGCACCATTAAAGAGAGGAGTTGTCTCAGCACAAGATGCTTCTCTTCAGGAAAGAGTGTTAGCTCAG TTGCGAGCTGCCCTGTATGGTATTCATGACATATTCTTTGTAATGGATGCAGCTGAGAGAATGTCTATTCTCCATCATGACCGAGAAGTTCGCAAAGAGAAAATGCTCAGGCAAATG gacAGAATGAAAAGCCCACGAGTGGCCCTGTCAGCTGCAACACAGAAGTCTCTCGATAGGAAGAAGTACATGAA AGCTGCTGAAATGGGAATGCCAAATAAGAAATTTCTGGTTAAACAAAATCTTTCTGAAACAAG AGTCCTTCAGCCAAACCAAGGACAGAATGCACCAGTTCATAGGCTACTTAGTAGACAAGG GAGCATATGCAGGAAAAACCCAAAGAAAGCGGCCAAATGTTGCGACAATTTAAGAAGACAACATTCGTTAGGATAA
- the CCP110 gene encoding centriolar coiled-coil protein of 110 kDa isoform X1: MEEYEKFCENSLARVQQASLSTESFLPVPSESISLIRFHGVAVLSPLLTIERRKEMQQEKQKALDVETRKHVNKKKDLLARVQEILENVQVRKAPNASDFDPWETETVYSNSEERNLNVPAMFPNILPSPTEHSTLGKSEKITGILPLNNEDRFKFNGIDLARDSEEFNSLKQCDISDISPAENEASVKTPSATPQETLTSDGLLPTHEEPDPSLSEVTPDPYIMSLQNLMKKSKEYIEREQSRRSLRSSAKRSVNESHSDKENDAGKVTDYGKEKAQLTGKHCGSVIPDKPSLNKSNVLLQGASAQASSMNTSVLGSFSKVDIPVRTGHHTILDPDSDFKVIPTFVTENNVIKSLTGSYAKLPTPEPSLSPKMHRRHSRPSSACHILINNPINACELSPKGKEQTIDLVVQDTEEKTQIPETVPKLPVDLGVCSSKVYVTKNTSEAIQEVVLGKSNQVCQSSGNHLENKVIHGLDVMEGHLPCDGRGPHKMDSTCTAMPRSHEPYATGQCVVSQNFGPMNALKSANVLEKNSCNLQMELNKSYDVKNPSPLLMQNQNTRQQMDTPTVSCGNEQFLDNSFEKVKRRLDLDIDSLQKENCPFVLTTGITEQERQHLPEKRYPKGSVYINKNKMLESSSKEGEEILKSKMLAFEEMRKRLEEQHAQQLSLLIAEQEREQERLQKEIEEQEKMLKEKKAAEASELGIHSAVDLEWRKVSDSGLLETMLSQVDSLHTSNSNSSGFTNSALQHSFGSANEAPFYLWGSSTSGFTKLSVTRAFGRAKTKWSQVFSPEVQTKFNKVTAVAKGFLTRRLMQTDKLKQLRQTVKDTMEFIRSFQSEAPLKRGVVSAQDASLQERVLAQLRAALYGIHDIFFVMDAAERMSILHHDREVRKEKMLRQMDRMKSPRVALSAATQKSLDRKKYMKAAEMGMPNKKFLVKQNLSETRVLQPNQGQNAPVHRLLSRQGTPKTSVKGVVQNRQKSSQSRVPNRAPVSGAYAGKTQRKRPNVATI; the protein is encoded by the exons CTTACCattgagagaaggaaggaaatgcaaCAAGAAAAGCAGAAAGCACTTGATGTAGAAACAAGAAAGCATGTAAATAAGAAGAAAGATTTACTGGCTCGTGTCCAGGAGATTCTTGAAAATGTTCAG gTTAGAAAAGCACCTAATGCTAGTGATTTTGATCCATGGGAGACTGAAACGGTTTACTCTAATTCAGAAGAGAGAAATCTGAATGTCCCTGCTATGTTTCCAAATATCTTGCCAAGCCCTACTGAACACTCTACTTTAGGAAAGTCTGAAAAGATAACTGGAATTTTGCCACTGAATAATGAGGACCGATTTAAATTCAATGGGATAGACTTAGCTAGGGACTCAGAAGAATTTAATTCTCTGAAGCAGTGTGATATTTCAGATATTAGCCCTGCGGAAAACGAAGCTTCTGTAAAAACCCCCTCAGCAACTCCACAGGAGACTCTTACATCTGATGGTCTCTTGCCAACACATGAAGAACCGGATCCATCACTTTCGGAAGTTACTCCAGATCCCTACATAATGAGTCTTCAGAACCTGATGAAAAAGTCAAAGGAATATATAGAAAGAGAACAGTCTAGACGCAGTCTGAGAAGTAGTGCAAAGAGGAGTGTTAACGAGAGTCATTCAGATAAAGAGAATGATGCTGGTAAAGTGACTGACTATGGAAAGGAAAAGGCACAGTTGACTGGCAAACACTGTGGTTCAGTTATTCCTGACAAACCAAGCCTTAATAAATCAAATGTTCTTCTCCAAGGTGCTTCCGCTCAAGCAAGCAGCATGAATACATCAGTTTTAGGTAGCTTTTCTAAAGTGGACATACCTGTACGAACTGGCCATCACACTATTTTAGATCCTGATTCTGATTTTAAAGTCATTCCCACTTTTGTTACCGAAAATAATGTTATCAAAAGTCTTACTGGTTCATATGCCAAATTACCTACTCCAGAGCCAAGCCTGAGTCCTAAAATGCATCGAAGGCATTCTAGACCATCATCAGCATGTCATATACTTATAAATAACCCAATAAACGCCTGTGAGTTAAGTcctaaaggaaaagaacagacGATAGACTTAGTTGTTCAAGATACtgaggaaaaaacacaaatacctgAAACTGTGCCAAAGTTACCAGTTGATTTAGGAGTTTGTTCAAGCAAGGTTTATGTCACCAAAAATACATCTGAAGCCATACAGGAAGTGGTTTTAGGTAAATCAAATCAGGTATGTCAGTCTTCAGGAAATCACCTAGAAAATAAGGTTATTCATGGACTTGATGTCATGGAAGGTCACTTACCATGTGATGGGAGAGGACCACACAAAATGGATAGTACATGTACTGCGATGCCAAGATCGCATGAGCCGTATGCCACCGGTCAGTGTGTAGTGAGTCAAAACTTTGGACCCATGAATGCACTCAAGTCAGCCAATGTGTTAGAGAAAAACTCCTGCAATTTACAGATGGAACTGAATAAGTCTTATGATGTAAAAAACCCATCTCCTTTACTGATGCAAAACCAGAATACCAGACAGCAGATGGACACCCCTACAGTGTCCTGTGGAAATGAACAATTTTTGGATAACAGTTTTGAGAAAGTTAAACGGAGACTTGATTTAGATATTGATAGTTTGCAAAAAGAAAACTGCCCTTTTGTCTTAACAACCGGAATAACTGAACAGGAAAGGCAACATTTGCCAGAAAAAAGATACCCTAAGGGATCTGTCTACATCAACaagaataaaatgttagaaagtaGTTCCAAAG AAGGCGAGGAGATATTAAAAAGCAAGATGTTAGCTTTTGAAGAAATGCGGAAGAGACTAGAAGAACAGCATGCCCAGCAGTTATCACTACTCATAGCTGAGCAGGAAAGGGAACAGGAAAGATTGCAAAAG GAAATagaagaacaggagaaaatgttaaaagagaaGAAGGCAGCTGAAGCCTCTGAATTGGGCATTCACAGTGCAGTGGACTTAGAATGGAGAAAAGTGAGTGACTCTGGTTTGCTGGAAACAATGCTGTCTCAAGTGGACTCACTCCATACTTCAAATTCAAATAGTTCTG gttTCACGAACTCTGCCCTACAGCATAGCTTTGGTTCTGCAAATGAAGCACCCTTCTACCTCTGGGGATCATCAACTAGTGGCTTCACCAAACTCTCAGTAACAAGGGCTTTTGGAAGGGCCAAAACTAAATGGTCTCAG gttttcagTCCAGAAGtacaaacaaaatttaacaaaGTAACTGCAGTGGCAAAAGGATTTCTAACTCGTAGGCTTATGCAGACAGATAAGCTAAAACAACTTCGCCAAACCGTAAAA GACACTATGGAATTCATAAGAAGCTTTCAGTCAGAGGCACCATTAAAGAGAGGAGTTGTCTCAGCACAAGATGCTTCTCTTCAGGAAAGAGTGTTAGCTCAG TTGCGAGCTGCCCTGTATGGTATTCATGACATATTCTTTGTAATGGATGCAGCTGAGAGAATGTCTATTCTCCATCATGACCGAGAAGTTCGCAAAGAGAAAATGCTCAGGCAAATG gacAGAATGAAAAGCCCACGAGTGGCCCTGTCAGCTGCAACACAGAAGTCTCTCGATAGGAAGAAGTACATGAA AGCTGCTGAAATGGGAATGCCAAATAAGAAATTTCTGGTTAAACAAAATCTTTCTGAAACAAG AGTCCTTCAGCCAAACCAAGGACAGAATGCACCAGTTCATAGGCTACTTAGTAGACAAGG AACCCCTAAGACATCAGTGAAGGGGGTTGTGCAAAATAGACAGAAGTCTTCACAGAGCAGAGTGCCTAACAGAGCGCCTGTTTCAG GAGCATATGCAGGAAAAACCCAAAGAAAGCGGCCAAATGTTGCGACAATTTAA
- the CCP110 gene encoding centriolar coiled-coil protein of 110 kDa isoform X2: MEEYEKFCENSLARVQQASLSTESFLPVPSESISLIRFHGVAVLSPLLTIERRKEMQQEKQKALDVETRKHVNKKKDLLARVQEILENVQVRKAPNASDFDPWETETVYSNSEERNLNVPAMFPNILPSPTEHSTLGKSEKITGILPLNNEDRFKFNGIDLARDSEEFNSLKQCDISDISPAENEASVKTPSATPQETLTSDGLLPTHEEPDPSLSEVTPDPYIMSLQNLMKKSKEYIEREQSRRSLRSSAKRSVNESHSDKENDAGKVTDYGKEKAQLTGKHCGSVIPDKPSLNKSNVLLQGASAQASSMNTSVLGSFSKVDIPVRTGHHTILDPDSDFKVIPTFVTENNVIKSLTGSYAKLPTPEPSLSPKMHRRHSRPSSACHILINNPINACELSPKGKEQTIDLVVQDTEEKTQIPETVPKLPVDLGVCSSKVYVTKNTSEAIQEVVLGKSNQVCQSSGNHLENKVIHGLDVMEGHLPCDGRGPHKMDSTCTAMPRSHEPYATGQCVVSQNFGPMNALKSANVLEKNSCNLQMELNKSYDVKNPSPLLMQNQNTRQQMDTPTVSCGNEQFLDNSFEKVKRRLDLDIDSLQKENCPFVLTTGITEQERQHLPEKRYPKGSVYINKNKMLESSSKGEEILKSKMLAFEEMRKRLEEQHAQQLSLLIAEQEREQERLQKEIEEQEKMLKEKKAAEASELGIHSAVDLEWRKVSDSGLLETMLSQVDSLHTSNSNSSGFTNSALQHSFGSANEAPFYLWGSSTSGFTKLSVTRAFGRAKTKWSQVFSPEVQTKFNKVTAVAKGFLTRRLMQTDKLKQLRQTVKDTMEFIRSFQSEAPLKRGVVSAQDASLQERVLAQLRAALYGIHDIFFVMDAAERMSILHHDREVRKEKMLRQMDRMKSPRVALSAATQKSLDRKKYMKAAEMGMPNKKFLVKQNLSETRVLQPNQGQNAPVHRLLSRQGTPKTSVKGVVQNRQKSSQSRVPNRAPVSGAYAGKTQRKRPNVATI; the protein is encoded by the exons CTTACCattgagagaaggaaggaaatgcaaCAAGAAAAGCAGAAAGCACTTGATGTAGAAACAAGAAAGCATGTAAATAAGAAGAAAGATTTACTGGCTCGTGTCCAGGAGATTCTTGAAAATGTTCAG gTTAGAAAAGCACCTAATGCTAGTGATTTTGATCCATGGGAGACTGAAACGGTTTACTCTAATTCAGAAGAGAGAAATCTGAATGTCCCTGCTATGTTTCCAAATATCTTGCCAAGCCCTACTGAACACTCTACTTTAGGAAAGTCTGAAAAGATAACTGGAATTTTGCCACTGAATAATGAGGACCGATTTAAATTCAATGGGATAGACTTAGCTAGGGACTCAGAAGAATTTAATTCTCTGAAGCAGTGTGATATTTCAGATATTAGCCCTGCGGAAAACGAAGCTTCTGTAAAAACCCCCTCAGCAACTCCACAGGAGACTCTTACATCTGATGGTCTCTTGCCAACACATGAAGAACCGGATCCATCACTTTCGGAAGTTACTCCAGATCCCTACATAATGAGTCTTCAGAACCTGATGAAAAAGTCAAAGGAATATATAGAAAGAGAACAGTCTAGACGCAGTCTGAGAAGTAGTGCAAAGAGGAGTGTTAACGAGAGTCATTCAGATAAAGAGAATGATGCTGGTAAAGTGACTGACTATGGAAAGGAAAAGGCACAGTTGACTGGCAAACACTGTGGTTCAGTTATTCCTGACAAACCAAGCCTTAATAAATCAAATGTTCTTCTCCAAGGTGCTTCCGCTCAAGCAAGCAGCATGAATACATCAGTTTTAGGTAGCTTTTCTAAAGTGGACATACCTGTACGAACTGGCCATCACACTATTTTAGATCCTGATTCTGATTTTAAAGTCATTCCCACTTTTGTTACCGAAAATAATGTTATCAAAAGTCTTACTGGTTCATATGCCAAATTACCTACTCCAGAGCCAAGCCTGAGTCCTAAAATGCATCGAAGGCATTCTAGACCATCATCAGCATGTCATATACTTATAAATAACCCAATAAACGCCTGTGAGTTAAGTcctaaaggaaaagaacagacGATAGACTTAGTTGTTCAAGATACtgaggaaaaaacacaaatacctgAAACTGTGCCAAAGTTACCAGTTGATTTAGGAGTTTGTTCAAGCAAGGTTTATGTCACCAAAAATACATCTGAAGCCATACAGGAAGTGGTTTTAGGTAAATCAAATCAGGTATGTCAGTCTTCAGGAAATCACCTAGAAAATAAGGTTATTCATGGACTTGATGTCATGGAAGGTCACTTACCATGTGATGGGAGAGGACCACACAAAATGGATAGTACATGTACTGCGATGCCAAGATCGCATGAGCCGTATGCCACCGGTCAGTGTGTAGTGAGTCAAAACTTTGGACCCATGAATGCACTCAAGTCAGCCAATGTGTTAGAGAAAAACTCCTGCAATTTACAGATGGAACTGAATAAGTCTTATGATGTAAAAAACCCATCTCCTTTACTGATGCAAAACCAGAATACCAGACAGCAGATGGACACCCCTACAGTGTCCTGTGGAAATGAACAATTTTTGGATAACAGTTTTGAGAAAGTTAAACGGAGACTTGATTTAGATATTGATAGTTTGCAAAAAGAAAACTGCCCTTTTGTCTTAACAACCGGAATAACTGAACAGGAAAGGCAACATTTGCCAGAAAAAAGATACCCTAAGGGATCTGTCTACATCAACaagaataaaatgttagaaagtaGTTCCAAAG GCGAGGAGATATTAAAAAGCAAGATGTTAGCTTTTGAAGAAATGCGGAAGAGACTAGAAGAACAGCATGCCCAGCAGTTATCACTACTCATAGCTGAGCAGGAAAGGGAACAGGAAAGATTGCAAAAG GAAATagaagaacaggagaaaatgttaaaagagaaGAAGGCAGCTGAAGCCTCTGAATTGGGCATTCACAGTGCAGTGGACTTAGAATGGAGAAAAGTGAGTGACTCTGGTTTGCTGGAAACAATGCTGTCTCAAGTGGACTCACTCCATACTTCAAATTCAAATAGTTCTG gttTCACGAACTCTGCCCTACAGCATAGCTTTGGTTCTGCAAATGAAGCACCCTTCTACCTCTGGGGATCATCAACTAGTGGCTTCACCAAACTCTCAGTAACAAGGGCTTTTGGAAGGGCCAAAACTAAATGGTCTCAG gttttcagTCCAGAAGtacaaacaaaatttaacaaaGTAACTGCAGTGGCAAAAGGATTTCTAACTCGTAGGCTTATGCAGACAGATAAGCTAAAACAACTTCGCCAAACCGTAAAA GACACTATGGAATTCATAAGAAGCTTTCAGTCAGAGGCACCATTAAAGAGAGGAGTTGTCTCAGCACAAGATGCTTCTCTTCAGGAAAGAGTGTTAGCTCAG TTGCGAGCTGCCCTGTATGGTATTCATGACATATTCTTTGTAATGGATGCAGCTGAGAGAATGTCTATTCTCCATCATGACCGAGAAGTTCGCAAAGAGAAAATGCTCAGGCAAATG gacAGAATGAAAAGCCCACGAGTGGCCCTGTCAGCTGCAACACAGAAGTCTCTCGATAGGAAGAAGTACATGAA AGCTGCTGAAATGGGAATGCCAAATAAGAAATTTCTGGTTAAACAAAATCTTTCTGAAACAAG AGTCCTTCAGCCAAACCAAGGACAGAATGCACCAGTTCATAGGCTACTTAGTAGACAAGG AACCCCTAAGACATCAGTGAAGGGGGTTGTGCAAAATAGACAGAAGTCTTCACAGAGCAGAGTGCCTAACAGAGCGCCTGTTTCAG GAGCATATGCAGGAAAAACCCAAAGAAAGCGGCCAAATGTTGCGACAATTTAA